CACTGATGCTGCGTCGATACACTCCGGCCACCACGGTTTCCAACCCGGTGATTGCCCGGGCCGATAAGAACGCCACCATCGCCGCCCAGTCATAAGGCGGTTGATACGCCAACCTCACAGCGACAATACCCCGCTATACAGCCCATACGCGGCTAACCCGGCGCCCGCGATCACACAACCGAAAATGCCTTTTTCAAGCGAGGTAAACAACGGGCGGCCCTGCTCCCGCTTGGCCAGGGCAAACAGGATCACACCCGGTGCATACAGCAGCGCCGACAGCAGCAGATATTTCAAACCGCCCGCATACAGCAGCCACACCGCGTAACCGAGAGCAATCAAGCCTACCAGCAGATCTTTCATGCGTCGGCGCTGAGCGCCTTGATAGGTTTCGCCACGCGCGCTCAACAGCACCGCATAGGCCGCCGACCACAGGTACGGCACCAGAATCATCGACGACGCCAGGTAGATCAGGGTGGTGTAGGTACTGGCCGAAAACAGCGTGATCACCAGAAATGCCTGGATCATCACATTGGTCAGCCACAACGCGTTAACCGGCACCTGATTGGCATTTTCCTTTTTCAGGAACGCCGGCATGGTCTTGTCATGGGCAGTGGCATAGAGGATTTCCGCGCAGAGCAACGCCCACGAAAGCAATGCCCCGAGCAGCGAAACCGCCAGGCCGAGGCTGATCAATATCGCTCCCCAGGGCCCGACAATGTGTTCCAGCACGCCCGCCAGGGACGGGTTCTGCAACTGCGCCAGTTCCGGCTGGCCCATGATGCCCAACGACAGCACATTCACCAGCACCAGCAGCGCCAGCACCCCCAGGAAACCAATCACCGTCGCGCGCCCCACATCCGAGCGTTTCTCGGCCCGCGCCGAGTACACACTGGCGCCTTCGATACCGATAAACACAAACACCGTGACCAGCATCATGTGGCGCACCTGCTCGACCACGCTGCCCATCTGCGGATTGCCCAGGCCCCAGATATCACGGGTGAAGATGTCGGCCTTGAACGCTACGGCGGCAATCACGATAAACATCAGCAGCGGCACGATCTTCGCCACGGTGGTGATCTGGTTGATGAACGCCGCTTCCTTGATCCCGCGCATCACCAGAAAATGCACCGCCCACAGCAACAGCGATGCACAACCGATGGCCAGTGGTGTATTGCCCTGACCGAACGCCGGGAAAAAGTAACCCAGGGTGCTGAACAGCAACACGAAATAGCCGACGTTGCCCATCCACGCACTGATCCAGTAGCCCCAGGCCGAGGAGAACCCCATGTAATCGCCGAAGCCGGCCTTGGCGTAGGCGTACACCCCGGAATCCAGTTCCGGTTTGCGGTTGGCCAGGGTCTGGAACACAAACGCCAGGGTCAACATGCCAACCGCGGTAATGGCCCAACCGATCAGCACTGCTCCCACTTCGGCGCGGGCTGCCATGTTTTGCGGGAGCGAGAAGATCCCGCCGCCGATCATCGAACCTACTACCAGGGCGATCAGGGCACTGAGCCGAAGTTTCTGGGCTGGTTGAGACATGCAGGTTCCTCGCAATAAATGTTTGAGCCGACCACCGCGCACTCAACTAATTCAATTTAATGACGCTAGCGCTTCATAACATATGGGTATGTAAACGCGGGAAGTTTAGGCTTATTTAGAATTTAAATACGGCAATTATGAAGCGCTCGTCAGACAACGTACAAAAAGTTTGCACATCCGCAAATACGAACTAGCGTCAACATCCATGCCCCTGACCAAATGATTAACCACATTGTAGGAGACCGCTCTAGCGAGCGCCTTTGCACAGGCCGTGTCGCCCCGCAACTGCCACCCTAAGTCGTTAATTCACAATGGAATGTGCCAATGAAGTGATCTGAGTCAGCTGTTTTATTAGCGCACGGAATTATTCTGTGATCTCTCTTCTCCTGCATTGGAGTCACGCAATGTCTGATTCTCCCGGAAAACTTAGGCTTGGTGCGCTGGTTGCACTTGTCGTGGGCTCAATGATTGGCGGCGGGATCTTTTCACTCCCGCAAAACATGGCCGCCAGTGCCGACGTAGGCGCCGTGTTGATTGGTTGGGTTATCACCGCCATCGGCATGTTGACCCTCGCATTCGTGTTCCAGACCCTCGCCAACCGCAAGCCCGATCTCGACGGCGGGGTGTACGCCTACGCCAAGGCCGGTTTCGGCGATTACATGGGGTTTTCATCAGCCTGGGGCTACTGGATCAGTGCCTGGCTGGGCAACGTCGGGTACTTCGTACTCTTGTTCAGCACCCTGGGTTACTTCTTCCCGATCTTTGGCGAAGGCAACACGCCAGCGGCGGTGATAGGTGCCTCGGTACTGCTGTGGGCGGTGCACTTTCTGGTGCTGCGCGGCATCAAGGAAGCAGCGTTCATCAACCTGGTGACCACGGTCGCCAAGGTCGTGCCGCTACTGCTGTTCGTGCTCATCGCCCTGTTCGCGTTCAAGCTGGACATCTTCACCGCTGACATCTGGGGTGTGAAAAACCCCGACCTGGGCAGTGTGATGAACCAGGTGCGCAACATGATGCTGGTCACCGTGTGGGTGTTCATCGGCATCGAAGGCGCGAGCATCTTTTCCTCCCGTGCCGAGAAACGCAGCGACGTGGGCAAGGCCACCGTGATTGGTTTTATCACTGTGCTGCTGTTCCTGATGCTGGTG
This genomic stretch from Pseudomonas synxantha BG33R harbors:
- the arcD gene encoding arginine-ornithine antiporter, producing the protein MSDSPGKLRLGALVALVVGSMIGGGIFSLPQNMAASADVGAVLIGWVITAIGMLTLAFVFQTLANRKPDLDGGVYAYAKAGFGDYMGFSSAWGYWISAWLGNVGYFVLLFSTLGYFFPIFGEGNTPAAVIGASVLLWAVHFLVLRGIKEAAFINLVTTVAKVVPLLLFVLIALFAFKLDIFTADIWGVKNPDLGSVMNQVRNMMLVTVWVFIGIEGASIFSSRAEKRSDVGKATVIGFITVLLFLMLVNVLSLGIMTQPELAKLQNPSMAAVLEHVVGHWGAVLISVGLIISLLGALLSWVLLCAEIMFAAAKDHTMPEFLRKENANHVPVNALWLTNAMVQIFLVITLFSASTYLSLIYLATSMILVPYLWSAAYALLLAVRGETYENALKERKKDLFIGAIALIYAIWLLYAGGTKYLLLSALLYAPGAILFAKAKRELGKPIFTNVEKLIFAAVVIGALVAAYGLYDGFLTL
- the arcD gene encoding arginine-ornithine antiporter, coding for MSQPAQKLRLSALIALVVGSMIGGGIFSLPQNMAARAEVGAVLIGWAITAVGMLTLAFVFQTLANRKPELDSGVYAYAKAGFGDYMGFSSAWGYWISAWMGNVGYFVLLFSTLGYFFPAFGQGNTPLAIGCASLLLWAVHFLVMRGIKEAAFINQITTVAKIVPLLMFIVIAAVAFKADIFTRDIWGLGNPQMGSVVEQVRHMMLVTVFVFIGIEGASVYSARAEKRSDVGRATVIGFLGVLALLVLVNVLSLGIMGQPELAQLQNPSLAGVLEHIVGPWGAILISLGLAVSLLGALLSWALLCAEILYATAHDKTMPAFLKKENANQVPVNALWLTNVMIQAFLVITLFSASTYTTLIYLASSMILVPYLWSAAYAVLLSARGETYQGAQRRRMKDLLVGLIALGYAVWLLYAGGLKYLLLSALLYAPGVILFALAKREQGRPLFTSLEKGIFGCVIAGAGLAAYGLYSGVLSL